From the genome of Streptacidiphilus rugosus AM-16, one region includes:
- a CDS encoding endonuclease/exonuclease/phosphatase family protein has protein sequence MAFGIGDLHWRGRDGRGRSTWSRGWVLAGLALLTAAILAFHRQVPDDVGNFGSLMETFLPWFGLAVPVLLVLALLRRSATALAALLAPTLIWVMMFGSLVTDKSGGGYDFTAVQHNISATNQDVGSSMDTLMQAKPDVIALEEITGAQLPTIRQKLDGAYPYHVVEGTVGLWSKYRLTDTGPVDIKIGWTRALRATVDSPNGPLAVYVAHMPSVRVKFDGGFTANQRNHSAEALGEALTREPLKRVLLLGDLNGTMNDRALAPITMQLRSAQGSAGDGFGFSWPSSFPTARIDQIMSRGITPTSAWTLPQTGSDHLPIAAHFEL, from the coding sequence ATGGCATTCGGCATCGGGGATCTCCACTGGCGCGGGCGGGACGGCAGGGGCCGATCCACCTGGAGCCGTGGTTGGGTCCTTGCCGGACTGGCGCTGCTGACCGCCGCGATCCTCGCCTTCCACCGGCAGGTCCCCGACGACGTCGGCAACTTCGGCAGCCTGATGGAGACCTTCCTGCCCTGGTTCGGCCTGGCCGTCCCGGTGCTCCTGGTCCTCGCGCTGCTGCGCCGCTCCGCCACGGCGCTGGCGGCGCTGCTCGCGCCGACGCTGATCTGGGTGATGATGTTCGGCTCGCTGGTCACCGACAAGAGCGGCGGCGGCTACGACTTCACCGCGGTCCAGCACAACATCAGCGCCACCAACCAGGACGTCGGGTCCTCCATGGACACGCTGATGCAGGCGAAGCCCGACGTCATAGCGCTGGAGGAGATCACCGGCGCCCAGCTCCCGACGATCCGGCAGAAGCTGGACGGCGCCTACCCCTACCACGTCGTCGAGGGCACGGTCGGCCTCTGGTCCAAGTACCGGCTGACGGACACGGGGCCGGTCGACATCAAGATCGGCTGGACCCGCGCCCTGCGGGCCACCGTCGACTCGCCGAACGGCCCCCTCGCTGTCTACGTCGCCCACATGCCCTCGGTCCGCGTCAAGTTCGACGGGGGCTTCACCGCGAACCAACGCAACCACAGCGCGGAGGCGCTGGGCGAGGCGCTGACCAGGGAGCCGCTGAAGCGGGTCCTGCTGCTGGGCGATCTCAACGGCACCATGAACGACCGCGCGCTGGCCCCGATCACCATGCAGCTGCGCTCCGCGCAGGGGAGCGCGGGCGACGGCTTCGGCTTCAGCTGGCCCTCCTCCTTCCCGACGGCCCGCATCGACCAGATCATGTCCCGCGGCATCACCCCCACCTCCGCCTGGACCCTCCCGCAGACCGGCAGCGACCACCTCCCGATCGCGGCCCACTTCGAGCTCTGA
- a CDS encoding daunorubicin resistance protein DrrA family ABC transporter ATP-binding protein, translating to MELRQEPTNAATAHTAVSVRGLAKHYGATRALDGVDLDVAEGTVMGVLGPNGAGKTTLVRILSTLIRPDAGRAVVSGWDVERQPRQLRRAIGLTGQYASVDELLSGYENLYLIGRLLDLSAKGAKARAEELLERFSLTDAARRPARTYSGGMRRRLDLAASMIGRPRVLFLDEPTTGLDPRTRNEVWGEVRQMVGEGSTVLLTTQYMEEAEQLAQDLTVFDHGRVIAAGRVDALKRQVGEQTLTIRPARPEQLDAMVRCLTDRGLAASATADGLVSVPAGDEERMTAVVAALGGSGLGIAGLETRLPSLDEVFLAITGVPADAANQHVSAPTLEPVA from the coding sequence ATGGAGCTGAGGCAAGAACCGACGAACGCCGCCACCGCGCACACCGCCGTCTCCGTGCGCGGACTGGCCAAGCACTACGGCGCGACCAGGGCCCTCGACGGCGTCGACCTCGACGTCGCCGAGGGCACCGTCATGGGCGTGCTCGGCCCGAACGGCGCGGGCAAGACCACCCTGGTCCGGATCCTCTCCACACTGATCCGGCCCGACGCCGGGCGCGCCGTCGTCTCCGGCTGGGACGTCGAACGCCAGCCGCGGCAGCTGCGCCGCGCGATCGGCCTGACCGGGCAGTACGCCTCGGTGGACGAGCTGCTCTCCGGCTACGAGAACCTCTACCTGATCGGCCGGCTGCTGGACCTGAGCGCGAAGGGCGCCAAGGCTCGCGCCGAGGAGCTGCTGGAACGTTTCTCCCTCACCGACGCCGCGCGGCGTCCGGCCCGCACCTACTCCGGCGGCATGCGCCGCAGGCTGGACCTGGCCGCCTCGATGATCGGGCGCCCGCGCGTCCTCTTCCTCGACGAGCCCACCACGGGCCTCGACCCGCGCACCCGCAACGAGGTCTGGGGGGAGGTGCGGCAGATGGTCGGCGAGGGCTCGACGGTGCTGCTCACGACCCAGTACATGGAGGAGGCGGAGCAGCTCGCGCAGGACCTCACCGTCTTCGACCACGGCAGGGTCATCGCGGCTGGCCGCGTCGACGCGCTCAAACGCCAGGTCGGCGAGCAGACCCTGACGATCCGTCCGGCCCGGCCCGAGCAGCTGGACGCCATGGTCCGCTGCCTGACCGACCGCGGTCTGGCCGCGAGCGCGACCGCCGACGGCCTGGTCAGCGTCCCGGCCGGGGACGAGGAACGGATGACCGCCGTCGTGGCGGCGCTCGGCGGCTCCGGGCTCGGCATCGCCGGCCTGGAGACCCGGCTGCCCAGCCTGGACGAGGTCTTCCTCGCCATCACCGGCGTCCCGGCGGACGCCGCGAACCAGCACGTTTCCGCGCCGACCCTGGAGCCCGTCGCATGA
- the panB gene encoding 3-methyl-2-oxobutanoate hydroxymethyltransferase, with amino-acid sequence MQNGSLPPAPKDSAPTSLYGGVTSRRVTVRDLAAAKLRGERWAMLTAYDALTAGVFDEAGVPVLLVGDSMGNCHLGYDTTVPVTMDEIAMLSAAVVRGTKRALVVADLPFGSYQESPAQALRNAVRLMKEAGVHAVKLEGGERSAPAIEMLVQAGVPVMAHLGLTPQSVHALGGYPVQGRGDEASHQLLRDAKTVQAAGAFSVVLEAVPAELAAQVTAEVHIPTVGIGAGVGCDAQVLVWTDMAGMTAGRVPKFVKQYANLRAELGRAAREYIDDVRAATFPAEEHSFH; translated from the coding sequence ATGCAGAACGGTTCGCTTCCGCCTGCCCCGAAGGACTCCGCGCCCACCTCCCTCTACGGCGGCGTGACCTCGCGCCGGGTGACCGTGCGCGACCTGGCCGCCGCCAAGCTGCGCGGCGAGCGCTGGGCCATGCTCACCGCCTACGACGCGCTGACCGCGGGCGTCTTCGACGAGGCCGGCGTGCCGGTTCTGCTCGTCGGCGACTCCATGGGCAACTGCCACCTCGGCTACGACACCACCGTGCCGGTCACCATGGACGAGATCGCGATGCTCTCCGCCGCGGTCGTCCGCGGCACCAAGCGGGCGCTGGTCGTCGCGGACCTGCCGTTCGGCAGCTACCAGGAGTCCCCGGCCCAGGCGCTGCGGAACGCGGTGCGGCTGATGAAGGAGGCGGGCGTCCACGCGGTCAAGCTGGAGGGCGGCGAGCGCTCCGCGCCGGCCATCGAGATGCTGGTGCAGGCCGGCGTGCCGGTCATGGCCCACCTCGGGCTGACCCCGCAGTCCGTGCACGCGCTGGGCGGCTACCCCGTCCAGGGTCGCGGCGACGAGGCCTCGCACCAGCTGCTGCGCGACGCCAAGACGGTCCAGGCGGCCGGCGCCTTCTCCGTGGTCCTGGAGGCCGTCCCGGCCGAGCTGGCCGCGCAGGTCACCGCCGAGGTGCACATCCCGACGGTGGGCATCGGCGCGGGCGTCGGCTGCGACGCCCAGGTGCTGGTCTGGACGGACATGGCGGGCATGACGGCGGGCCGGGTGCCGAAGTTCGTCAAGCAGTACGCGAACCTGCGGGCCGAGCTGGGCCGGGCGGCGCGCGAGTACATCGACGACGTGCGCGCCGCGACCTTCCCGGCCGAGGAGCACAGCTTCCACTGA
- a CDS encoding ABC transporter permease, with protein sequence MSVYASPLLDQRISLRASAHHVGALTRRNLMRIKADPESMLDALLMPILFTVLFVYVFGGAVSGNSHNYVQYMVPGMLGQIGISLAMAVGTGLNSDFTTGVMDRFRTLPIGRASVLVAKLLAESCRSAVSLVILLAFAMCLGMRVHTGPLQLLAALGLAMAFGTGMVWVSMLLGMSLKNPQSVQGVGMLIIMPLQFGSSTFAPVRSMPGWLQAFTSYNPLSALADSSRALINGSEVLHPALKVLAWSVGLTLAFAPLAVARFRKRT encoded by the coding sequence ATGAGCGTCTACGCCTCACCCCTGCTCGACCAGCGGATCAGCCTGCGCGCCAGCGCGCACCACGTCGGCGCGCTGACCCGCCGCAACCTGATGCGCATCAAGGCGGACCCCGAGTCCATGCTCGACGCCCTGCTGATGCCGATCCTGTTCACGGTGCTATTCGTCTACGTCTTCGGCGGCGCCGTCTCCGGCAACTCGCACAACTACGTCCAGTACATGGTCCCCGGCATGCTCGGGCAGATCGGCATCAGCCTGGCCATGGCCGTCGGAACCGGCCTGAACAGCGACTTCACCACCGGCGTGATGGACCGGTTCCGCACCCTGCCGATCGGCAGGGCGTCCGTCCTGGTGGCCAAGCTGCTGGCGGAGAGCTGCCGCTCGGCGGTCTCCCTGGTGATCCTGCTCGCCTTCGCGATGTGCCTGGGCATGCGGGTGCACACTGGTCCGCTGCAGTTGCTCGCCGCGCTCGGGCTGGCGATGGCCTTCGGGACCGGCATGGTCTGGGTCTCCATGCTGCTCGGCATGTCTCTGAAGAACCCGCAGTCGGTGCAGGGCGTGGGGATGCTGATCATCATGCCGCTGCAGTTCGGCAGCTCGACCTTCGCCCCGGTCCGCTCGATGCCTGGCTGGCTGCAGGCCTTCACCTCGTACAACCCGCTGTCGGCGCTCGCGGACTCCAGCCGGGCGCTGATCAACGGCAGCGAGGTGCTGCACCCGGCGCTGAAGGTGCTCGCCTGGTCGGTCGGGCTGACGCTCGCCTTCGCGCCGCTGGCCGTGGCCCGCTTCCGCAAGCGGACCTGA
- a CDS encoding MFS transporter has product MTTTAAVAAPPRVPEAIHRRRWAILTVLVFSLLVVVLDNSILNVAMKTIATPAPVGLGATQSQLEWAINSYTLVFVGLLFTAGLLGDRLGRKKVLLFGMVVFGLGSLLCSMASSPGELIAFRATMGFGGAFVLPATLAIIMNVFEREEHPKAIGIWSGAVGLAIAIGPIAGGLLLAHFWWGSVFLVNVPIVVAALIGMVVLVPDSRDPRPGKLDPLGVLLSMVGLVALIYGIIKGGQDADFGATESWVPMLAGVLVLVAFVFYQRRARNPVLTISWFRNKHFSASVVAIGLAFFALMGVTFFGVFYIQSVRGYSPLQAGLLLLPLAVAQLIFSPRARLVVDRFGVKATVALGMALIAVAFVGFLALGRHTGIWVLEVVAFVQGAGMALVMPPASVTIMASLPREKAGSGSAVNNTFRQVGGSLGVAVLGALLSTTYRSGVQDHLGTVPPALRGAAGESIEGTLGIAEKLGPSAAGVVEPAKSAFIDAMHTTSLAAAAAAALGLVVALLFLPGKSASYGGAMAPKDGPAPADAQPSPAPGDTTGVQAE; this is encoded by the coding sequence ATGACGACCACTGCCGCTGTCGCCGCGCCGCCCCGGGTGCCCGAGGCCATCCACAGGCGCCGCTGGGCGATCCTCACGGTTCTGGTGTTCAGCCTGCTCGTCGTGGTGCTGGACAACTCGATCCTCAACGTGGCGATGAAGACGATCGCCACCCCCGCCCCGGTCGGCCTGGGCGCCACCCAGAGCCAGCTCGAATGGGCCATCAACTCCTACACCCTGGTCTTCGTCGGCCTGCTCTTCACGGCCGGTCTGCTGGGCGACCGGCTGGGCCGCAAGAAGGTCCTGCTCTTCGGCATGGTCGTCTTCGGCCTCGGCTCGCTGCTCTGCTCCATGGCGAGCAGCCCCGGCGAGCTGATCGCCTTCCGCGCCACCATGGGCTTCGGCGGCGCCTTCGTGCTGCCGGCCACGCTGGCGATCATCATGAACGTCTTCGAGCGCGAGGAGCACCCGAAGGCCATCGGCATCTGGTCCGGCGCGGTCGGCCTGGCCATCGCCATCGGCCCGATCGCGGGCGGCCTGCTGCTGGCCCACTTCTGGTGGGGCTCGGTCTTCCTGGTCAACGTCCCGATCGTGGTGGCCGCGCTGATCGGCATGGTCGTGCTGGTCCCCGACTCCCGCGACCCGAGGCCCGGCAAGCTCGACCCGCTGGGCGTGCTGCTCTCCATGGTCGGCCTGGTCGCGCTGATCTACGGCATCATCAAGGGCGGCCAGGACGCCGACTTCGGCGCCACGGAGAGCTGGGTCCCGATGCTGGCCGGCGTGCTCGTGCTGGTGGCCTTCGTGTTCTACCAGCGCCGGGCCAGGAACCCGGTGCTGACCATCTCCTGGTTCCGCAACAAGCACTTCTCGGCGTCCGTCGTCGCCATCGGCCTGGCCTTCTTCGCGCTGATGGGCGTCACGTTCTTCGGCGTCTTCTACATTCAGAGCGTGCGCGGCTACAGCCCGCTGCAGGCCGGTCTGCTGCTGCTCCCGCTCGCCGTCGCGCAGCTGATCTTCTCGCCGCGCGCCCGGCTGGTCGTGGACCGCTTCGGCGTCAAGGCCACGGTCGCGCTCGGCATGGCGCTGATCGCGGTGGCCTTCGTCGGCTTCCTGGCGCTCGGCCGGCACACCGGCATCTGGGTGCTCGAGGTGGTCGCGTTCGTCCAGGGCGCGGGCATGGCGCTGGTCATGCCGCCCGCCTCGGTCACCATCATGGCCAGCCTGCCGCGTGAGAAGGCCGGCTCCGGCTCGGCGGTGAACAACACCTTCCGGCAGGTCGGCGGCTCGCTGGGCGTCGCGGTGCTGGGCGCGCTGCTCTCCACCACCTACCGCAGCGGCGTCCAGGACCACCTGGGCACGGTGCCCCCGGCGCTGCGCGGCGCGGCGGGGGAGTCCATCGAGGGCACGCTCGGCATCGCCGAGAAGCTGGGCCCGTCGGCGGCGGGCGTCGTGGAGCCTGCCAAGAGCGCGTTCATCGACGCCATGCACACCACCTCGCTGGCGGCCGCGGCCGCGGCGGCGCTCGGCCTGGTCGTCGCGCTGCTGTTCCTGCCCGGCAAGTCCGCCTCCTACGGCGGGGCGATGGCGCCCAAGGACGGCCCGGCGCCCGCGGACGCGCAGCCGTCCCCCGCGCCGGGCGACACTACCGGGGTCCAAGCGGAGTGA
- a CDS encoding TetR/AcrR family transcriptional regulator, which yields MSSSSAVDSEFEHLISREIGERQPAAPAPVRRGRPRNEAVETSILEGMLRLLARGSSLAGLSIDAIAAEAGVGKATIYRRWPDKDALLLHLLVKLESKVEPVCDQGSIRDTLVAVLESIRLNAVNRRSGTDLAMIGAEIRAIPALYSRYHEAVIAPRRALLRERIAEAQRRGELRADLDPDLLGELVVGPMLSRSVLHPDASVEDPDLAATMVDALLSGLAAHPTHTFAEGT from the coding sequence GTGAGCAGCAGCAGCGCGGTCGACAGCGAGTTCGAGCACCTGATCAGCCGTGAGATCGGCGAGCGTCAGCCCGCCGCCCCAGCGCCCGTCCGGCGGGGCCGACCCCGCAACGAGGCGGTCGAGACCTCCATCCTGGAGGGCATGCTGCGGCTGCTCGCCCGCGGGTCCAGCCTGGCCGGCCTCAGCATCGACGCCATCGCGGCCGAGGCGGGCGTCGGCAAGGCGACGATCTACCGCCGCTGGCCCGACAAGGACGCGCTGCTGCTGCATCTCCTGGTGAAGCTGGAGTCCAAGGTCGAGCCGGTCTGCGACCAGGGCTCGATCCGCGACACGCTGGTGGCGGTGCTGGAGAGCATCCGGCTGAACGCCGTGAACCGCCGCTCCGGCACCGACCTCGCCATGATCGGCGCGGAGATCCGGGCCATCCCCGCCCTCTACAGCCGCTACCACGAGGCCGTCATCGCCCCCCGCCGCGCGCTCCTGCGCGAGCGGATCGCCGAGGCCCAGCGGCGCGGCGAGCTGCGCGCCGACCTCGACCCCGACCTGCTCGGCGAGCTCGTCGTCGGCCCGATGCTGTCGCGGTCGGTGCTGCATCCGGACGCCTCGGTCGAGGATCCCGACCTCGCCGCGACGATGGTGGACGCGCTGCTCTCCGGCCTGGCCGCTCACCCGACTCACACCTTCGCCGAGGGAACCTGA